ttccagtagaatttaggccAGTTAGGAAGGGGGAATTGTCGGTTTGTtaataattctgttaatttgttcactgttgagTTAAATAAGTAAATTGTTTCTCGTCATTTTTAAATGGAGATCAGGGATGGCCTTTCTTTTAACCATTCTTCTAATAGATTATGAGGGGAAaggcgagcttctctgggtgttccagGGATAACTATTGGAGGGGTGCCCTTACTTTTGTCACAccagattggggcttgtgtttaaGTTTAGTTATTAGAGGGGTTCAGCCAATCCCCCTCCGCAACAGTATTAGTGTTATGCCTGACTGTATTAtgtcaaaaacaaaatgcaacagTTGTTGGAGATGTGAATTTTTCTGTTGGAGATGGGAATCTCCTTGAATGCCTCCTCTGCCTTAGCAGTGCCACTGAGCAGGACCTTCTGGAGAAAATGTTGAGGCAAGCCTTCCCAAGGTGGAGACAGAGGTGGGCTGACAGCTAAGCCGTCAGGTTAAAAGATGCCACCATTCCCAGAAACATCTGCCTCATCCATGAAGTCAAACCTAAAGATTAGTGATGGCCTGCCTCATTCTCACAACTCCCATCCATCAGTCAGAATGAACATCTTTTGGCACTTGGAAATCTTTAGCAAAAGCTTTTAAACCTCCGGGAGCCATCACAAGTCACATTCTCCAGTGACGGTAATCCAATTTGTGGATTATCCATCTCACTCACTTTCCAACTTACTAACCTCAGTAGCCAGCACATCATCTGCCACTATTCTCACGATCTTCAGCATGATGCCATCATCAAATACACGTTGCCTTCTTCTTCCTTTTCCGCATTCTGAAGCGatcattctctctgtcacacctTGTGCACTACTCAGTCACTCAAACACTTCCTCCCTCTTTCCTATTACAACTTTCCATGCAAGTGCAGAAAATACAACATCTGCCCTTTAACCGTCAGAGGTCCCAAACATTCCTTGCAACTGAAACAATAATTTATTTGTATGTTCCATTCTGTGTGCcatattcactgttcacaatataaTCTTCTCTACAATGGTGGCAGCAAACAGACAGGGTGACCGTTTGCTGGGATGCCTTCATTTGGCCCACAAGCAAGACCCTCAACTTCTCGTCATGTGTTATTAAAATTCTCCACTGTGCTCCCATTACTACAATGTTCCAATGATGCTCAATGTACAGCTGAGGAAAAGCACAAACTTTCTGCTGAACACTAATGTGTTGGCCTAATGTAGTCAATAGTGAATTCACCAATCTTGGTTCATAGCCTCAGtctccattttgttttttttgtgtggtttAGGTTTTTCTAGTTTCTTTCTTAATATATTTACTTGGTGGCCAGCCTGCTGCCCTTAATAGTTCAGCTAGACAATATTTTGTTTCTTGTCCAATTGCCACTCCCTTTGATTTTACATAATGAAACATTTAATCTGTTCTGTTCTTCATCCAATCATGGAGCTTCCTTTTTGTTCTTCTGCAGTCATCTCCCACACTCCACGAAAGCAGGTTACGTTTCTAACTCTTAGCAGTTTTGCTGAAAAGTCAGACTCTGTGTCTCTGTTCACACAAAGAGTCAGATCTACTGTTTACAGGACTTTCTGCTTTCATAGTTTTTCAGCCTCTGTTGTACTTAACTTTTGTATACAAAGGTCTCTAATTCACAAATGAGACCAAAACAGGGTGGAAGCAGAGAAGAAAGTGCAAAAAGCATTGGAAGACATGTGGGAGAACAATGGGAGGTGAAATTAATAGGGTTGAGGTATCCAGCTGCTTATTTGGCTCTGGTTGAAGATAGTTTGAGATCCATTAAAGGTTAACTGATTTTATTAGAAGAGTGTCAAGAAGCTTTTTTGTCTGTTCTCCTAAGGGAGGAGAAAGAATACCTCCAAAGTTGAAAAGCAAAGGACTTGTTTCTTTAGTGTTCCAAGACTGCTCGAGGTGATTTACTCAAGTTTCATAAAGTGTAATTTACACGAACTCTCAAATGTGTGTTGAAAACATGAACTTAATTTCATCACCCCTCTTCCTCTTACGTATGCAACTGTACTTTGCTAGATTTTCAAAACAGAGTTACATTCCAGCACAGTTTCAATAGTTCCAGAGTATGAtaaagtaccctgttatttctaGTTCATGATGGAATACCAACTAAAGAACCTGTACCTTCACAAACCCCATTAACACCAAGATAATTGTTCAGAAAGGAAtacaaatattaaatattaaatgaTTAAGCCAGATTTTTATATAACACATTAATGTAGAAACAAACAACATTGCATCTTAAAACTGAAATACATTCATAAAAAACAAACACAGGTACAGCAATTTTTTAATATTGAAACTGACAGAGATATGATGAATATACACAATATTTTGTCAGTTAAGATACTTCACCAGCACTGGAAGCCAGTGGCAATTTTGTAGTTTCAATGCTATAATTTATGATTTCATTGTTATCCAGTAAATATTGTTctgtacctctgacatttgtaGCATCACACTTTAGGTATTAGCCAGGAAAAGCAAGGAAACTGATCGTATGCTTTCCaagatatatatacacacaaaagCAGCCAAAACCTGTTTATGTAGCAGTAACCTACTTCATCTGTAGCATTCTTGTTCTGTTTGAATTCTTGTCTTGCCCAATTCTTAAGATATTGTTTATCTCCTTCATTTGGAATTTGATGAATTACTTTCAGTATCTTCCTGTACAAAGTCAGAACCTTCTGTCGATGCAAGAACTAGAAAATGACAATTAACATAATCAGACTCAATTTGTAATACCgagtaaaaacaaaataacatATGCTCATTTTAAATAAAGCATGATGTTCTTTTTGCAAGGTACATTTTTCCATTTTTGATACTGACATCGAAGACTATAATTTAGATTACATGCAGAATAAAATTTATTCTGCtccatcaaattcaaattcaacctcaGAACAGCAACTTCTCCATATAATTGGAATCACTGGACAATGCCAGTCTCATTGCCGGTCACAGACGAACAAGGATGACAAACACAGTCAGAAAACTTTTAGAGCCATCCAGTCCATCAATTCATAAAGTCAGCATGATTCCAGAACTGAAACAGGTCAGCCAGCCTGCTGGGTCTATGCCGGCTCTTGTCAGATCTATGCCAGCTCTTGCTTGGAACAACTCATCTATTCCACAACTGACCCCTTTCCCCTGCATTTTGTCTCTCTCCAGCTAATTACCAAAATCTTTTTTGAAAATCTCAATTGAATCTGTCTTTACAAAAACTTACAGGCTGTGTGTCCACATCATTCACTCGCTGCAGAACAAGTTTTCGCTGGTGTCTTTTGTGAATCCCATTAAATCTTGTGTTATCAGCTTCTCAATTGTTCTGTCAACTGGACGTTATCCCTGTCTAGTCTGTCCAAACCCCTTATGACTTTAAACACTTCTATCCAAAATTTTCTTGATCTTTTCTTCTGTTATCTATTTACACATGGTGGCTCTCTGAAAAAGCTAACTGCTAAGTCTCATCTGTGACGAGTTTCCAAATTATGACTTGCAAAAATGTATCCTGTCTCAGTGAGGCTAAATACCAGGTTTACATCCTGTTGAACAGGGTTATTATAGCGACAACCTTCCAGTCATATGATATAAATTCCATATCGAAGGATTTTAAATGATTATTGTAAAAGCCTTTGCAATTTCTTCTGCTTCCCAGCTGCATTCTAGATAACTGAGTATCAGAGCTTAGTGTCTTTTAAAATGCTTCTTATTAATACTTCCTTGACTATAACTATCTGAAAATAATTCCAGGGCTTGTGactcagagggagggacactaccGCCGTGCCACGGGTGCTGGCTGCAGTCTTCTCCGAAAGTGAGCAGACACAGCGTCGAGAAGGCGGATGGAGCTTAAACTCGGACCTTCCTGCCCAGAGGTAGGGGAATAGGGGTCTGCAGGGGAAAGGCTCCTGTTTCCGTGCTCGGAAGCGGAGGGTCCCCGGGATTGTCTCCACGCTCTGCTCCCATTGTGATGTCACTGAGTTTGGAACGCGGGGTGAACGGGCACGCGGCTCTCACCTGCCTCAGGCTCAAAGCACCAGGCAGTAACCTGGCCGCCGCCATCTGCATGTCGCACCTTGATGCGCTCACAGGCAGGCCCCACCTCCACCCCGGGGGCGGGGACAGCTCAGACAGACGCTTGAGGCCAAAGGAAATGCTGTGGATTCCGGAAGACCTGCAATGTAAACAAAAACACCCCGCAGCAAATGATATCGGTAAGAACAAAAGTGAAGTAaggcacaggaagaggccctctataataagataataaaatgtgaggctggatgaacacagcaggccaagcagcatctcaggagcacaaaagctgacgtttcgggcctagacccttcatcagagagctctctgatgaagggtctaggcccgaaacgtcagcttttgtgctcctgagatgctgcttggcctgctgtgttcatccagcctcacattttattatcttggaatctccagcatctgcagttcccattatctctaagaggCCCTCTAACCCTGTGCCGATCAACATGCCCTGACTAAACCGGAGGaaaaccttctgcccttaatCGGTcggtatccctctattccctccataTTCATGTCCCCATTCAGATGACTCTTAAATGTTTTTaatatgcctgcttccaccacctcctctggtagtgcattccaggttgCTACTGTAAAACCTTCCCTCGCACATTTCCCATAAACTTTCTTTCTCTGATCTTGAACCTGTTTCCCCTTGTAAATGAAACTTCAGCCCTGAGAAAAGCCTCTGTCTGTGggtgtcataattttgtaaacttctatcaggtctcctctcagtcaCCATCTTTGCAGTGAAAACAGTTCCCtaatctttttaacctttcctcatagccaatgccctctagacctggcaatatcctggtgaagagatagtaagaactgccgatgctggaatctgaaataacacagtatggacctggaggaacaaTCCTATCAACATCCCACCGAGCTTGCCCAGCCCCACCctccactatttatttcagaactcccttccccatttctgaggaagggtcctaacccaaaacgtcagttttcctgctcctctgatgctgcctggcctgctgtgttcatccagctccacactgtgttatctattaaTATAGAAGGTGAACTTTCTCTGCCCTctgtccaaagcttccatgtccttcctaGTAATGTGACAACTAAAACtttacataatactccaaatacGGCCTAACACatgttttatatagctgcaacatggtttctCGAGTCTTCTACTACATGccccggccaatgaaggcaagcatgccatgtgccttcttaatcactttagcCACCAGTGTTGCCATGTTTAGGGGAACTGTCGACCTGCAGACCAAGGTCTATCTGTATATTacaggttctgccatttacagtataattcacacctaaattttatcctccaaaatgcatcacctcacattggGCTGAATTAAACTCAGTCTGCCAtatctgtgcccaagtcaccaacctgtctatatcctgttgtatccatTCACAATCGtctgcactatcagcaactcTGCCAATTTGCTAATCAGATCACCCATGTTTTCCTCCAGATCGTTTATATGTAAACAAGAGGACCTAAGACTGTTCTGTGTGAAACATCACTTGTTATTGGTCTCCAttttgaaaaacacccttccactgccaccctctgccttctatgacaataccagttttgtatccatctagctagccCACCCTGAATCCTATGTGGCTTTAGTTTTTGTACTAATCTGCCatatgggactttatcaaatgccttactaaaatccatataaatgacatccacagcctttcccttatcagttatctttgtcacctcttgaAAAAATACAATCAGATTGGAGAGACGTGACCTTCTCCAGACAAAACCAGCCTGTCACTgactattttcttccaaatatatcctgtccctcagtattttctccaagAGTTTCCCACCacagacatcaggctcactgacctataatttcctgcaTCATACATGCTTCCTTCTTTAAACataggaacaacattggctaatctccagtcctctggagccTCTCCTCTGatcaaagaggatgtgaagatgaATCTCCAGGTGTTGGTAGAGAGAAAGACTTTCCACTTACatcagaatataatgttacaatCAGTCTGGGACTCCCCCCTTTGACATAAGGCAGCAATTCAGAATCCAGAAATATTTTCAAGGGTGTGGGGGAAAGCTGCTGTTAATTAATGTAATTCGCCAACTGTTGTTGATTGCTCTTAGATCAAGCAGCTTTCTAAGACTTTTATGGATTCTTGTTGCACTGTTGATTAGAAATATGGTAGTTCAGTTAAAATTTGCAACAATCATTACCGAAGGATTTGGCTTTTTTTGAGTTTGGTTTATTGTTGTTATaggtaccgaaatacagtgaagtgttgttttgcatgctatacaggcagatcatactgtacaaaatgcatcagggtagcagaacagagttcggaatacagtgttacagccgcaGAGAAGGCACACAGAGAGACTAATATTAACATTTGAGACATTGTTCaagagtctgataacagcagacaagctgttcttgaatctgtttgtatgtgtattcaaaTTTTTATATCTGCTGCctaacagaagagggtggaagagagtatgacCGTTGTACGAGACGTCTTTGaatatgttggttgctttcccaagccAGTGAGAAATATAGATGGAGCCACTGGATGGAAGGCTGTTTTGagtgatggactggactgtgttcatgACTTTGGACATGTTTTGTCATTTTACTGATAACAAAACAATGGTGTTTATGCTGACCTTGACAATAGCTGCCCCAAGACTGATCCTGGAGTCTAATTCTGAAGCTTGCTACTGTTTAAAGGATATTTTTGGGTAGAAGGATGCTGCTACGATTCCTCGATTGTGTATAAAAGGTCCTATTTGGTTTAGTGGTAATAATTCAACTACTGTTCAATCTTACATGAACAGCCTGTTAATATGTGACACTCTATTGCAATTATGCACAAGTTATCTTAGTC
Above is a window of Stegostoma tigrinum isolate sSteTig4 chromosome 4, sSteTig4.hap1, whole genome shotgun sequence DNA encoding:
- the lyrm2 gene encoding LYR motif-containing protein 2 isoform X1, which produces MQMAAARLLPGALSLRQFLHRQKVLTLYRKILKVIHQIPNEGDKQYLKNWARQEFKQNKNATDEDTVRMMLTHGNLQLKELEKMLRLAK
- the lyrm2 gene encoding LYR motif-containing protein 2 isoform X2 — translated: MQMAAARLLPGALSLRQFLHRQKVLTLYRKILKVIHQIPNEGDKQYLKNWARQEFKQNKNATDEIYFDCCLVCYTLTYG